In Cataglyphis hispanica isolate Lineage 1 chromosome 8, ULB_Chis1_1.0, whole genome shotgun sequence, the DNA window ttaatatacgaatTATTTGTTCGTACAgctatttgaatataatataaaaaatgactattaaagaaaatgcttatatatatcattataaaacataGTATTACttattgcttttataattGGCACATATTTCTAATGGCATGCAAAATATCTCATTCTTTTCTTAAATGAATATCTGATAATCAAAATTTCCTTTGAGCTATTCTGTAATACtgtgtttaaataataagatttgttccccttgatattttttgtttatcagGCATTGATGGCTTGGAAaagatattcattttattatgtaagtCTTTAATGCATTCTGGCAGTTCTACTTTAAACAATGGTCGTTTGAATAGTCTCTTGGCCTCTAGTAGCTGCTCGTCATTCACTATTCTGTCATCCAAGTGTATCAAGTTTGGAAACCAAGATAGGACAAATaacctttttaaaaaatttactgttacagtttaaatttacaagaaatatattaaatacataagaataaaactaaataaataaaaaatttagagaaatattttctaataacatACCTGTATTGAAGatattcaaagaaatttcCACCGTTAAGATAACTAGGTGCTGCCTCATTTCCcataagagataaatatttaagatttggTATACTCTTATGAAGGTTCTTAATAAagggatataaatttttaatgaggtTATGATTTAACCAAAGAAGTTCAAGATTTGGCATATGTGGGAACACAGTAATATCATCTATTTTATTGTTGTCCAAGTTGAGAGATCTCAAGTTGTcaaattctgataaaaattgtaaattcctgaaatttcaaaataacaatttattttacttttactgcattatattattatggagcaaaaatcttttttatatctttctgcaaattttgttACATGTGTTATTTATGGAGATATTCACTTACCTACTGAATACATTGTGACTGATatctaaatgttttataattaaaccaTAATCCTGTATGATGTTATAAGGCATGGTGAATAGATCTTCATATGCAAGTGACAGAGAATCAATTTGCTTCGCAGATGAATCATTTGTAGTTGATTGTCTACAATGTTTATCTACAAATACATACGTCCCTAGACAAGTCATGGCATattcttcctcctctttcaCTTTCAGGGAACGTTTTATCTCATTGCTAATGCCTGACCTATAACAACAcatgtaacaaatataatgaaaagtatagaaa includes these proteins:
- the LOC126851292 gene encoding leucine-rich melanocyte differentiation-associated protein-like isoform X1, producing MGQSESTNRSGISNEIKRSLKVKEEEEYAMTCLGTYVFVDKHCRQSTTNDSSAKQIDSLSLAYEDLFTMPYNIIQDYGLIIKHLDISHNVFSRNLQFLSEFDNLRSLNLDNNKIDDITVFPHMPNLELLWLNHNLIKNLYPFIKNLHKSIPNLKYLSLMGNEAAPSYLNGGNFFEYLQYRLFVLSWFPNLIHLDDRIVNDEQLLEAKRLFKRPLFKVELPECIKDLHNKMNIFSKPSMPDKQKISRGTNLII
- the LOC126851292 gene encoding leucine-rich melanocyte differentiation-associated protein-like isoform X2: MSGISNEIKRSLKVKEEEEYAMTCLGTYVFVDKHCRQSTTNDSSAKQIDSLSLAYEDLFTMPYNIIQDYGLIIKHLDISHNVFSRNLQFLSEFDNLRSLNLDNNKIDDITVFPHMPNLELLWLNHNLIKNLYPFIKNLHKSIPNLKYLSLMGNEAAPSYLNGGNFFEYLQYRLFVLSWFPNLIHLDDRIVNDEQLLEAKRLFKRPLFKVELPECIKDLHNKMNIFSKPSMPDKQKISRGTNLII
- the LOC126851292 gene encoding leucine-rich melanocyte differentiation-associated protein-like isoform X3 — encoded protein: MTCLGTYVFVDKHCRQSTTNDSSAKQIDSLSLAYEDLFTMPYNIIQDYGLIIKHLDISHNVFSRNLQFLSEFDNLRSLNLDNNKIDDITVFPHMPNLELLWLNHNLIKNLYPFIKNLHKSIPNLKYLSLMGNEAAPSYLNGGNFFEYLQYRLFVLSWFPNLIHLDDRIVNDEQLLEAKRLFKRPLFKVELPECIKDLHNKMNIFSKPSMPDKQKISRGTNLII